The Desulfohalovibrio reitneri genome contains a region encoding:
- the rpoB gene encoding DNA-directed RNA polymerase subunit beta, producing the protein MGQLIKKFGKIKNTLAIPNLLNLQVDSYQDFLQMDVPPASRQEKGLEGVFRSVFPIEDFNRTASLEYVSYEIGEPKYDIPECMAKGLTYEAPIRIKVRLVVFDVDEETENRTIRDIKEQDIYFGTVPLMSEQGTFIINGTERVIVNQLQRSPGIIFEHDQGKTHSSRKVLYSCRIIPMRGSWLDFDYDHKDILYVRIDRRRKMPATILFKAMGMTGADILDYFYDTEYFQIDGERVYREFDKRFYRKESAYTDITTPKGDVLTAAGKPITKKAWRLMGENGVERFEVEPESVYGLYLSKEMVDEKTGEVLAEAGAEITQDILDALRDAGIQRLPMLHTKGTDVSPSIRDTLMQDKTNDQETAQIEIYRRLRPSSPPTPEIASSFFENLFRNADYYDLSPVGRYKLNSRLGLDQPADLRTLSNEDILEAIKVLNKLKDTHGPADDIDHLGNRRVRPVGELVENQYRIGLVRMERAIKERMSLQEVATLMPHDLINPKPVAAVLKEFFGTSQLSQFMDQTNALSEVTHKRRLSALGPGGLTRERAGFEVRDVHTSHYGRICPIETPEGPNIGLIVSLTTYSRVNDYGFIETPYLVVKDKKVTEEVVYLDASREAEEVIAQANAPVNEDNTFVNPLVTARMHGDVQMIPAEEVTLKDIAPSQIVSISAALVPFLEHDDANRALMGSNMQRQAVPLLRTEQPIVGTGMEGVVARDSGACILAEAKGVVSSVDADRVVVAYEGDVFPETGGVRAYDLQKFHKSNQNSCFGQKPRVQLGQEVDKGDVLADGPGIENGELALGKNLLVAFMPWCGYNYEDSILISERTVREDVFTSMHIEEFELVARDTKLGPEEITRDIPNVGEEMLRNLDGSGIIRIGAKIGPDDILVGKITPKGETQLTPEEKLLRAIFGDKARDVKNTSLKVPPGIEGTVIDVKVFNRRSGEKDDRTREIEDHELAQLDRKEEQHLHGLVLSTRDRIWDVCGKRRIGQTLMGTRKGEVLAEANTPLSREILDSVPVKKLAGMFASKEANEAVRELLDEYDRQVKFIRNVYEKKREKVTEGDDLPPGVIKMVKVYIAVKRKLAVGDKMAGRHGNKGVVSNILPIEDMPYFADGTPIDIVLNPLGVPSRMNIGQIMETHLGWAARELGAQLNKMLEEGAHMKALRDDVKDVLGSREIAELVDGMDDDDLVDAVKAVSGGIVAKTPVFDGASEEEIWSWLDRANLPTDGKSTLYDGRTGDPFHSRVTVGVMYMLKLHHLVDEKIHARSTGPYSLVTQQPLGGKAQFGGQRLGEMEVWALEAYGASHLLQEFLTVKSDDVGGRVKMYERIVKGDNFLEAGLPESFNVLVKELMSLGLDVSLIPEEGKGGGHERHGPRKPQKELSAREAAEQVFGEDSAAKSETSEE; encoded by the coding sequence ATGGGTCAGCTCATCAAGAAGTTCGGCAAGATCAAGAACACCCTCGCGATCCCCAATCTGCTCAATCTGCAGGTGGACTCCTATCAGGATTTCCTCCAGATGGACGTGCCCCCCGCCAGCAGGCAGGAGAAGGGGCTCGAGGGCGTTTTCCGATCGGTCTTCCCCATCGAGGATTTCAACCGCACGGCCAGTCTCGAATACGTCAGCTACGAGATCGGCGAGCCCAAGTACGACATTCCCGAATGCATGGCCAAGGGCCTGACCTACGAGGCGCCCATCCGCATCAAGGTGCGGCTGGTGGTCTTTGACGTGGATGAGGAGACCGAGAACCGGACCATCCGCGACATCAAGGAACAGGACATCTATTTTGGCACCGTCCCCTTGATGAGCGAGCAGGGCACCTTCATCATCAACGGTACCGAGCGCGTCATCGTAAACCAGCTGCAGCGCTCCCCCGGCATCATTTTCGAGCACGACCAGGGCAAGACCCACTCCTCGCGCAAGGTCCTCTATTCCTGCCGCATCATACCAATGCGTGGCTCCTGGCTGGACTTCGACTACGACCATAAGGACATCCTTTACGTCCGCATCGACCGCCGCCGGAAGATGCCCGCCACCATCCTGTTCAAAGCCATGGGCATGACCGGCGCGGATATCCTGGATTACTTCTACGACACCGAGTACTTCCAGATCGACGGCGAGCGTGTCTACCGCGAGTTCGACAAGCGCTTCTACCGCAAGGAGAGCGCCTACACCGACATCACCACGCCCAAGGGCGACGTGCTCACCGCCGCGGGCAAGCCCATCACCAAGAAAGCCTGGCGGCTCATGGGCGAGAACGGTGTGGAGCGGTTCGAGGTGGAGCCTGAGTCCGTCTACGGTCTCTATCTGTCCAAGGAGATGGTGGACGAAAAAACCGGCGAAGTGCTGGCCGAGGCCGGCGCCGAGATCACCCAGGACATCCTCGACGCCCTGCGCGACGCCGGCATCCAGCGTCTGCCCATGCTACACACCAAGGGCACCGATGTCTCGCCCTCCATCCGCGACACGCTGATGCAGGACAAGACCAACGACCAGGAAACGGCCCAGATCGAGATCTATCGCCGCCTGCGTCCGTCCAGCCCGCCGACCCCGGAGATCGCCTCCTCGTTCTTCGAGAACCTCTTCCGCAACGCGGACTACTACGACCTCTCCCCGGTGGGGCGCTACAAGCTCAACTCCCGGCTCGGCCTGGATCAGCCCGCCGACCTCCGCACTCTGTCCAACGAGGACATCCTGGAGGCCATCAAGGTCCTGAACAAGCTCAAGGACACTCACGGCCCCGCCGACGACATCGACCACCTGGGCAACCGCCGTGTGCGCCCCGTGGGCGAGTTGGTGGAAAACCAGTACCGCATCGGCTTGGTGCGCATGGAGCGGGCCATCAAGGAGCGCATGAGCCTGCAGGAAGTGGCCACGCTCATGCCGCACGACCTCATCAACCCCAAGCCGGTGGCCGCGGTCCTCAAGGAGTTCTTCGGAACCTCCCAGCTGTCGCAGTTCATGGACCAGACCAACGCGCTCTCCGAGGTCACGCACAAGCGCCGCCTCTCGGCCCTTGGCCCCGGCGGCCTGACCCGCGAGCGGGCCGGCTTCGAGGTACGCGACGTGCACACCTCGCACTACGGCCGCATCTGCCCCATTGAGACGCCGGAAGGCCCGAATATCGGGCTTATCGTCTCCTTGACCACCTACTCCCGGGTTAACGACTACGGCTTTATCGAGACCCCCTATCTGGTGGTCAAGGACAAGAAGGTCACAGAAGAGGTTGTCTACCTCGACGCCTCCCGCGAGGCCGAGGAGGTCATCGCCCAGGCCAACGCGCCGGTGAACGAGGACAACACCTTCGTCAACCCGTTGGTCACGGCCCGCATGCACGGCGACGTGCAGATGATCCCCGCCGAGGAGGTCACACTCAAGGACATCGCCCCCTCGCAGATCGTCTCCATCTCCGCGGCGCTGGTTCCCTTCCTGGAGCATGACGACGCCAACCGCGCGCTCATGGGGTCCAACATGCAGCGCCAGGCCGTGCCCCTGCTGCGCACGGAGCAGCCCATCGTGGGCACCGGCATGGAAGGTGTGGTCGCCCGCGACTCCGGGGCCTGCATTCTGGCCGAGGCCAAGGGCGTGGTCAGCTCCGTGGACGCCGACCGGGTGGTCGTGGCCTACGAGGGCGACGTCTTCCCCGAGACCGGCGGTGTGCGCGCTTACGACCTGCAGAAGTTCCACAAATCCAACCAGAACTCCTGCTTCGGCCAGAAACCGCGTGTGCAGCTCGGCCAGGAAGTGGACAAGGGCGACGTGCTGGCCGACGGTCCCGGCATCGAGAACGGAGAGTTGGCCCTGGGCAAGAACCTGCTGGTGGCCTTCATGCCCTGGTGTGGCTACAACTACGAGGACTCCATCCTCATCTCCGAGCGCACTGTGCGCGAGGACGTGTTCACCTCCATGCACATCGAGGAGTTCGAGCTGGTCGCCCGCGACACCAAGCTCGGACCCGAAGAGATAACCCGCGACATCCCCAACGTCGGCGAGGAAATGCTGCGCAACCTGGACGGTTCAGGCATCATCCGCATCGGCGCCAAGATCGGCCCGGACGACATCCTGGTGGGCAAGATCACCCCCAAGGGCGAGACCCAGCTCACCCCGGAAGAGAAACTCCTGCGGGCCATCTTCGGCGACAAGGCGCGCGACGTGAAAAACACCTCCCTGAAGGTTCCGCCGGGAATCGAGGGCACGGTCATCGACGTCAAGGTCTTCAACCGCCGTTCCGGCGAGAAGGACGACCGCACCCGCGAGATCGAGGACCACGAGCTGGCCCAGTTGGACCGCAAGGAGGAGCAGCATCTGCACGGCTTGGTCCTGTCCACCCGCGACCGCATCTGGGACGTCTGCGGCAAGCGCCGCATCGGACAAACCCTCATGGGAACCCGCAAGGGCGAGGTCCTGGCCGAGGCCAACACTCCGCTGAGCCGGGAGATTCTTGATTCGGTCCCGGTGAAGAAGCTTGCCGGCATGTTCGCTTCCAAGGAGGCCAACGAGGCCGTGCGCGAGCTACTTGACGAATACGACCGCCAGGTCAAGTTCATCAGGAACGTCTACGAGAAGAAGCGCGAGAAAGTGACCGAGGGCGACGACCTGCCCCCGGGCGTCATCAAGATGGTCAAGGTCTACATCGCGGTGAAGCGCAAGTTGGCGGTGGGCGACAAGATGGCCGGCCGCCACGGCAACAAGGGCGTCGTGTCCAACATCCTGCCCATCGAGGACATGCCCTACTTCGCCGACGGCACCCCCATCGACATCGTGCTCAACCCCCTGGGCGTGCCCTCGCGCATGAACATCGGGCAGATCATGGAGACCCACCTGGGCTGGGCGGCGCGCGAACTGGGCGCGCAGCTCAACAAGATGCTCGAGGAGGGTGCCCACATGAAGGCCCTGCGCGACGACGTCAAGGACGTCCTCGGCTCCCGGGAGATCGCCGAGCTGGTGGACGGTATGGACGACGACGATCTGGTGGACGCGGTCAAGGCCGTTTCCGGCGGCATCGTGGCCAAGACGCCTGTCTTTGACGGCGCTTCCGAAGAGGAAATCTGGTCCTGGCTGGACCGCGCCAATCTGCCCACGGACGGCAAGTCCACGCTGTACGACGGCCGCACCGGCGACCCATTCCACTCCCGCGTGACGGTGGGCGTGATGTACATGCTCAAGCTGCACCACCTGGTGGACGAGAAGATTCACGCCCGCTCCACCGGCCCCTACTCCCTGGTCACCCAGCAGCCGCTGGGCGGCAAGGCGCAGTTCGGCGGCCAGCGGCTGGGCGAGATGGAGGTCTGGGCCTTGGAGGCCTATGGCGCCTCGCACCTGCTGCAGGAGTTCCTGACCGTCAAGTCGGACGACGTGGGCGGGCGCGTGAAGATGTACGAGCGCATCGTCAAGGGCGACAACTTCCTGGAAGCCGGGCTGCCCGAGTCCTTCAACGTGCTGGTCAAGGAGCTCATGTCCCTGGGCCTGGACGTCTCCCTCATCCCCGAAGAGGGCAAGGGAGGCGGCCACGAACGTCATGGGCCGAGAAAACCGCAAAAGGAGCTCAGCGCCCGCGAGGCCGCCGAGCAGGTCTTCGGCGAGGACAGCGCCGCCAAGTCCGAGACCTCCGAGGAGTAG
- the rpoC gene encoding DNA-directed RNA polymerase subunit beta', translating to MTLDDLFSFRPTASTNASARGVKAIKISLAAPEKIREWSYGEVKKPETINYRTFKPERDGLFCAKIFGPVKDYECNCGKYKRMKHRGIVCEKCGVEVIASKVRRERMGHIELAAPVAHIWFLKTLPSKIGTLLDMTMSDLEKVLYFDSFMIMDPKDTNLKRHQVISEDQYFQVIDHYGEDAIRVGMGAEAVSEIIEELDLETLRTQLREESSTTKSQTKKKKLTKRLKIVEAFLESGNRPEWMIQEVIPVIPPELRPLVPLDGGRFATSDLNDLYRRVINRNNRLKRLLELGAPDIIIRNEKRMLQESVDALFDNGRRGRAITGTNGRPLKSLSDMIKGKQGRFRQNLLGKRVDYSGRSVIVVGPNLKLHQCGLPKKMALELFKPFIYSKLEERELATTIKSAKKMVEREELVVWDILEEVVREYPILLNRAPTLHRLGIQAFEPILVEGKAIRLHPLVCSAYNADFDGDQMAVHVPLSVEAQIECRVLMMSTNNILSPSNGQPIIVPTQDIVLGLYYLTVERSFEKGEGMTFANPFEVQAALDAGHVTLHARVKVRIDGQIHDTTPGRVLVSEILPDGVPFEKVNTVLKKKSIGNLVSEAYRYAGTKATVILCDKLKDMGYEYATRAGVTIGVKDLEIPEEKATYLDDASTEVEDIQSQYQDGIITRTEKYNKVVDVWTKCTQDVAKAMMSRISWDVRTNEKTGEERKDMSFNPIFMMINSGSRGNQDQMRQLAGMRGLMAKPSGEIIETPITSSFREGLSVLQYFISTHGARKGLADTALKTANSGYLTRRLVDVVQDVVVSERDCGTVDGIELTHLVKSGSIEQKLSERVLGRLTMFPVLDEETGEVLIPENTMIDEHYAQIIDDKGISSLTIRSVLTCVSEQGVCASCYGRDLARGRLVNVGETVGIIAAQSIGEPGTQLTMRTFHIGGTASREIERSSIQAGHTGRVALHRVKTVESEEGAWMVLNKSGQVGVVDEQGREREKYILPSGAKLYVSPEQEVKKGDLIAEWDPFNEPFVTDVEGEVRFSDILEGKTYQEKVDETTRRSTRTIMEYRSTNLKPTISIVDEKGKVKKRPGGETLAQFQLPVGAILMIQDGDSVKAGETIARKPRESSKTKDIVGGLPRVAELFEVRKPKDLGVVSEIDGTVNWGPETKGKRKIIVTPEIGEAKEYLIPKGKHITVTEGDFVEAGELLTEGYPELHDILKIKGEKHLARYLVEEIQDVYRFQGVAINDKHIETIVRQMLKKVSITDPGDTNFLVGEQVDKMRFMHENNRCTGEGLKPAVAEPLVLGITQASLTTDSFISAASFQETTKVLTEASLAGKEDHLRGLKENVIVGRLIPAGTGYRRYMDCGIEVPEQPERPDKFLEELESEQPMYGGE from the coding sequence ATGACCTTGGACGACCTCTTCTCCTTCCGCCCCACCGCCTCGACCAACGCGTCGGCGCGTGGCGTGAAGGCCATCAAGATCTCCCTGGCCGCTCCCGAAAAGATCCGGGAGTGGTCCTACGGCGAGGTCAAGAAGCCGGAAACCATCAATTACCGCACCTTCAAGCCCGAGCGAGACGGGCTGTTCTGCGCCAAGATATTCGGTCCCGTGAAGGACTACGAATGCAATTGCGGCAAATACAAGCGCATGAAGCATCGCGGCATCGTCTGCGAGAAGTGCGGCGTGGAGGTCATCGCCTCCAAGGTTCGCCGCGAGCGCATGGGCCACATCGAACTCGCCGCCCCCGTGGCCCACATCTGGTTCCTCAAGACCCTGCCTTCCAAGATCGGCACCCTGCTGGACATGACTATGTCCGATCTGGAGAAAGTGCTCTACTTCGACTCCTTCATGATCATGGATCCGAAGGACACCAACCTGAAGCGGCACCAGGTCATTTCCGAGGACCAGTATTTCCAGGTCATCGACCACTATGGCGAGGACGCCATCCGCGTGGGCATGGGCGCCGAGGCCGTGAGCGAGATCATCGAGGAGCTGGACCTGGAGACCCTGCGCACCCAGCTTCGCGAGGAAAGCTCCACCACAAAGTCGCAGACCAAGAAAAAGAAGCTTACCAAGCGGCTGAAGATTGTCGAGGCGTTCCTTGAGTCCGGCAACCGGCCCGAGTGGATGATCCAGGAGGTCATCCCGGTCATCCCGCCCGAGTTGCGCCCTCTGGTGCCCCTGGACGGCGGCCGCTTCGCCACCTCCGACCTCAACGATCTCTACCGCCGCGTCATCAACCGCAACAACCGCCTCAAGCGGCTGCTGGAGCTGGGCGCGCCGGACATCATCATCCGCAACGAAAAGCGGATGCTGCAGGAGTCCGTGGACGCCCTGTTCGACAACGGCCGCCGCGGACGGGCCATCACCGGCACCAACGGCCGCCCGCTGAAGTCCCTGTCCGACATGATCAAGGGCAAGCAGGGCCGTTTCCGCCAGAACCTCCTGGGCAAGCGCGTGGACTACTCCGGCCGCTCGGTCATCGTGGTCGGCCCCAACCTCAAGCTGCACCAGTGCGGCCTGCCCAAGAAGATGGCCCTGGAGCTGTTCAAGCCCTTCATCTATTCCAAGCTGGAGGAGCGGGAGCTGGCCACCACCATCAAGAGCGCCAAGAAAATGGTGGAGCGCGAGGAACTGGTGGTCTGGGACATCCTTGAAGAGGTGGTGCGCGAGTACCCCATCCTCCTCAACCGCGCCCCGACGCTTCACCGGCTTGGCATCCAGGCCTTCGAGCCCATCCTGGTCGAGGGCAAGGCCATCCGCCTGCACCCGCTGGTCTGCTCGGCCTACAACGCCGACTTCGACGGCGACCAGATGGCCGTGCACGTGCCCCTCTCCGTGGAGGCGCAGATCGAGTGCCGGGTGCTGATGATGTCCACCAACAACATTCTGTCGCCCTCAAACGGCCAGCCCATCATCGTGCCCACCCAGGACATCGTCCTGGGCCTGTACTACCTGACCGTGGAGCGTTCCTTCGAAAAGGGCGAGGGAATGACCTTCGCCAACCCCTTCGAGGTGCAGGCGGCCCTGGACGCGGGCCACGTCACCCTGCACGCCCGGGTCAAGGTGCGCATCGACGGCCAGATCCACGACACCACTCCGGGCCGGGTGCTGGTCTCCGAGATCCTGCCCGACGGCGTGCCCTTCGAGAAGGTCAACACCGTCCTCAAGAAGAAGTCCATCGGCAACCTCGTCTCCGAGGCCTACCGCTATGCCGGCACCAAGGCCACGGTCATCCTCTGCGACAAGCTCAAGGACATGGGCTACGAGTACGCCACCCGCGCCGGCGTGACCATCGGCGTGAAGGACCTTGAGATTCCCGAGGAAAAGGCCACCTATCTGGACGACGCCTCCACAGAGGTGGAGGACATCCAGAGCCAGTACCAGGACGGCATCATCACCCGCACCGAGAAGTACAACAAGGTGGTGGACGTCTGGACCAAGTGCACCCAGGACGTGGCCAAGGCCATGATGAGCCGCATCTCCTGGGACGTGCGCACCAACGAGAAGACCGGGGAAGAGCGCAAGGACATGAGCTTCAACCCCATCTTCATGATGATCAACTCCGGATCCCGGGGCAACCAGGACCAGATGCGTCAGTTGGCCGGCATGCGCGGCCTCATGGCCAAGCCCTCCGGCGAGATCATCGAGACGCCGATCACCTCCTCCTTCCGCGAGGGGCTGTCGGTTCTGCAGTACTTTATCTCCACCCACGGCGCGCGGAAGGGTCTGGCCGACACGGCCCTGAAGACGGCCAACTCCGGCTACCTGACCCGCCGCCTGGTGGACGTGGTGCAGGACGTGGTCGTTTCCGAGCGCGACTGCGGCACGGTCGACGGCATCGAGCTGACCCACCTGGTCAAGTCCGGCTCCATCGAGCAGAAGCTCTCCGAGCGCGTGCTGGGGCGGCTGACCATGTTCCCGGTGTTGGACGAGGAGACCGGCGAGGTCCTTATTCCCGAGAACACCATGATCGACGAGCACTATGCCCAGATCATCGACGACAAGGGCATCAGCTCCTTGACCATTCGCTCGGTTCTGACCTGCGTTTCCGAGCAGGGCGTCTGCGCCTCCTGCTACGGCCGCGACCTGGCCCGGGGCAGGCTGGTCAACGTGGGCGAGACCGTGGGCATCATCGCCGCCCAATCCATCGGCGAGCCCGGCACCCAGCTGACCATGCGCACCTTCCACATCGGCGGCACGGCCTCCCGCGAGATCGAGCGCTCCTCCATCCAGGCGGGGCACACCGGCCGCGTGGCGCTGCACCGCGTCAAGACGGTGGAAAGCGAGGAGGGCGCCTGGATGGTGCTCAACAAGTCCGGCCAGGTGGGCGTGGTGGACGAGCAGGGCCGCGAGCGGGAGAAGTACATCCTGCCCTCCGGCGCCAAGCTCTACGTCAGTCCCGAGCAGGAAGTGAAGAAGGGCGATCTGATCGCCGAATGGGACCCCTTCAACGAGCCTTTCGTCACCGACGTCGAGGGCGAGGTGCGTTTCTCCGACATCCTGGAGGGCAAGACCTACCAGGAGAAGGTGGACGAGACGACCCGCCGCTCCACCCGGACGATCATGGAGTACCGCTCCACCAACCTCAAGCCGACCATCTCCATTGTGGACGAGAAGGGCAAGGTCAAGAAACGCCCCGGCGGCGAGACCCTGGCCCAATTCCAGCTGCCCGTGGGCGCCATCCTGATGATCCAGGACGGCGATTCGGTGAAGGCGGGCGAGACCATCGCGCGCAAGCCGCGCGAGTCCTCCAAGACCAAGGACATCGTCGGCGGTCTGCCCCGCGTCGCGGAGCTCTTCGAGGTGCGGAAGCCCAAGGACCTGGGCGTGGTCTCGGAGATCGACGGCACCGTCAACTGGGGGCCGGAGACCAAGGGCAAGCGCAAGATCATCGTCACCCCGGAGATCGGCGAGGCCAAGGAATACCTCATCCCCAAGGGCAAGCACATCACCGTCACCGAGGGCGACTTCGTGGAGGCGGGCGAGCTGCTCACCGAGGGCTACCCCGAGCTGCACGACATTCTCAAGATCAAGGGCGAGAAGCACCTGGCCCGCTACCTTGTGGAGGAGATCCAGGATGTCTACCGGTTCCAGGGCGTTGCCATCAACGACAAGCACATCGAAACCATCGTGCGGCAGATGCTGAAGAAGGTCAGCATCACCGACCCCGGGGATACCAACTTCCTGGTGGGCGAACAGGTGGACAAGATGCGCTTCATGCACGAGAACAACCGCTGCACAGGCGAGGGGCTCAAACCCGCCGTGGCGGAGCCGCTGGTGCTGGGCATCACCCAGGCCTCCCTGACCACCGATTCCTTCATCTCGGCCGCCTCCTTCCAGGAGACCACCAAGGTGCTTACCGAGGCCTCCCTTGCGGGCAAGGAAGACCACCTCCGCGGCCTCAAGGAGAACGTCATTGTGGGCCGCCTTATCCCGGCCGGCACGGGCTACCGCCGCTACATGGACTGCGGCATCGAGGTTCCCGAGCAGCCGGAGCGCCCGGACAAGTTCCTGGAGGAACTGGAAAGCGAACAGCCCATGTACGGCGGCGAGTAG
- the rpsL gene encoding 30S ribosomal protein S12: MPTINQLVRKSRKAAIKRKKTRALQACPQRRGVCTRVYTTTPKKPNSALRKVARVRLTNGYEVTAYIPGEGHNLQEHSVVMIRGGRVKDLPGVRFHIIRGTLDTAGVNDRRQGRSKYGAKRPK, encoded by the coding sequence ATGCCCACCATCAACCAGCTCGTCCGCAAGTCCCGCAAGGCGGCGATCAAGCGGAAAAAGACCCGAGCCTTGCAGGCTTGCCCGCAGCGTCGCGGCGTCTGCACCCGTGTCTATACCACCACGCCCAAGAAGCCCAACTCCGCTCTGCGGAAGGTCGCCCGCGTGCGCCTGACCAACGGGTATGAAGTCACCGCCTACATTCCTGGCGAGGGGCACAACCTGCAGGAGCACTCGGTGGTCATGATCCGCGGCGGCCGCGTCAAGGACTTGCCCGGCGTCCGTTTTCACATCATTCGCGGCACCCTTGACACCGCCGGCGTCAACGACCGTCGCCAGGGCCGTTCCAAGTACGGCGCCAAGCGGCCCAAGTAG
- the rpsG gene encoding 30S ribosomal protein S7, with protein sequence MPRKGPVPKREHLPDPKYRSVLAARFINRMMRDGKKGTAERIFYSSLDALAEKTSEEPIKAFEKALDNVKPYVEVKSRRVGGATYQVPVEVRHDRQVTLAIRWLVLYARNRNEKGMTDKLSNELLDAYNNRGGAVKKKEDTHRMAEANKAFAHYRW encoded by the coding sequence ATGCCCCGTAAAGGACCCGTCCCCAAGAGGGAACATCTGCCTGATCCCAAGTACCGCAGCGTGCTTGCCGCCCGTTTTATCAATAGGATGATGCGCGACGGCAAGAAGGGCACTGCGGAACGGATTTTCTACAGCAGCCTGGATGCTCTGGCTGAAAAGACCTCGGAAGAGCCCATCAAGGCCTTCGAGAAGGCCCTGGATAACGTCAAGCCCTACGTCGAGGTCAAGTCCCGGCGCGTGGGCGGCGCCACGTACCAGGTGCCGGTCGAGGTTCGCCATGACCGCCAGGTCACTCTGGCCATCCGCTGGCTGGTTCTCTACGCCCGCAACCGCAATGAAAAAGGCATGACCGACAAGCTCTCCAACGAGCTGCTGGACGCCTACAACAATCGCGGCGGCGCGGTGAAGAAGAAAGAAGACACCCATCGCATGGCCGAGGCCAACAAGGCCTTCGCGCACTACCGCTGGTAG